A stretch of the Psychroserpens sp. Hel_I_66 genome encodes the following:
- a CDS encoding alpha/beta fold hydrolase yields MPFITNKTQEENVDIFYEDYGSGQPVILIHGWPLSRKSWEQQVWKIVEAGYRCISYDRRGFGISSSPWNNYDYSSLTTDLNQLIKQLELKDVVLVGFSMGGGEVVRYFTDFGNENIAKAALISSIIPLVKKKEDNPDGVPEKDLEGIKDALENDRVGFLKEFSKGFYNYKDNKDRVSEAQLDYDFIVASHASPRATIETAKAWMDTDFRSELKNVKVPTLIVHGDADGTVPIETSAKQAHEGIDNSKLEVIKGAPHGLNVTHKDEFNKILIDFLKK; encoded by the coding sequence ATGCCATTTATAACAAATAAAACACAAGAAGAAAACGTAGATATATTTTATGAAGACTATGGATCTGGACAACCAGTGATATTGATCCACGGTTGGCCACTAAGTCGTAAATCTTGGGAGCAACAAGTCTGGAAAATCGTAGAAGCAGGATACAGATGTATTTCTTATGACCGTCGTGGTTTTGGAATTTCATCCTCACCTTGGAACAATTATGATTATTCATCGCTCACAACAGACCTTAACCAACTCATAAAACAATTAGAGCTCAAAGATGTGGTTCTTGTTGGTTTCTCAATGGGTGGAGGAGAAGTGGTGCGTTATTTTACCGACTTTGGAAATGAGAATATCGCAAAAGCTGCATTAATAAGTAGTATCATTCCTTTAGTTAAGAAAAAAGAAGACAATCCAGATGGAGTGCCAGAAAAAGATCTTGAAGGAATCAAAGACGCTCTAGAAAATGACCGTGTAGGGTTCTTAAAGGAATTCTCAAAAGGCTTTTATAACTATAAAGACAATAAAGATCGTGTTAGTGAAGCACAATTAGATTACGATTTTATAGTTGCCTCACATGCATCGCCACGTGCAACCATTGAAACCGCAAAGGCTTGGATGGATACCGATTTTAGATCAGAGCTAAAAAATGTAAAAGTGCCAACGTTAATTGTTCATGGAGACGCAGATGGTACAGTGCCAATTGAAACATCTGCAAAACAAGCTCACGAAGGAATAGACAATAGTAAACTTGAAGTCATTAAAGGAGCTCCTCATGGTCTAAATGTTACTCATAAAGACGAGTTCAATAAAATTTTAATAGACTTCTTAAAGAAGTAA
- a CDS encoding type 1 glutamine amidotransferase domain-containing protein: MENLNKKTVAILATNGFEESELREPMKALKEAGAEVHIISEESGKIKSWADGNWGKEYDVDKTLDQVSQFDYNALVLPGGVINPDKLRRNEKAVSFTRSFFENHKPVGAICHAPWLLVEADVLKDRNVTSFSSIRKDIENAGANWFDKEVVCDQGLVTSRNPNDLPAFCSKLVEEIYEGKHKMQTA, translated from the coding sequence ATGGAAAATTTAAATAAGAAAACAGTAGCAATATTAGCAACCAACGGATTTGAAGAAAGTGAACTTAGAGAGCCAATGAAGGCTCTTAAAGAAGCTGGAGCAGAGGTGCATATTATTTCCGAAGAATCAGGAAAGATTAAATCTTGGGCTGATGGAAATTGGGGTAAAGAATATGACGTTGATAAAACATTAGATCAAGTATCGCAGTTTGACTATAATGCTCTTGTATTACCAGGAGGAGTTATTAACCCAGATAAATTAAGACGAAATGAAAAAGCAGTAAGTTTTACGAGGTCATTTTTTGAAAATCATAAGCCAGTAGGTGCAATTTGTCATGCACCATGGTTATTGGTGGAAGCTGACGTATTAAAGGATAGAAATGTAACTTCTTTTAGTTCAATAAGAAAAGATATTGAAAATGCTGGAGCCAACTGGTTTGATAAAGAAGTAGTATGTGATCAGGGCTTGGTTACCAGTAGAAATCCAAATGATTTACCAGCATTTTGCTCTAAATTAGTAGAGGAAATTTATGAAGGTAAGCATAAAATGCAAACTGCCTAA
- a CDS encoding CBU_0592 family membrane protein, with product MNTIDWIGCIGVFQILLAYILNVIGKINNNDLSFILLNLAGASMACLASILMTYYPFVILEGVWALVSLISLINFKRKS from the coding sequence ATGAACACTATTGATTGGATTGGCTGTATCGGCGTTTTTCAAATTCTATTGGCTTACATACTCAACGTAATAGGAAAAATAAATAATAATGATCTCAGTTTTATATTGCTCAATTTAGCTGGAGCAAGTATGGCCTGTTTAGCTTCTATACTTATGACTTATTACCCATTTGTTATACTTGAAGGAGTTTGGGCTTTGGTTTCATTAATTTCACTAATCAATTTCAAAAGAAAATCATAG
- a CDS encoding DoxX family protein, with amino-acid sequence MKKNFTDLALLLLRVGFGGFMLTHGIPKISKLSDPSTFPDPLGIGALPSLILCLIGEVIAPILIIIGFKTKWAAIPAALTMLVAAFVVHAKDDLATKEHALLYMIAFIAIFLAGPGKISIDRN; translated from the coding sequence ATGAAAAAAAACTTCACAGATTTAGCGCTATTACTACTTAGAGTAGGTTTTGGCGGATTCATGCTCACTCACGGTATTCCTAAAATAAGTAAACTTTCAGATCCCTCAACATTTCCAGACCCATTGGGAATTGGTGCACTGCCTTCACTAATTTTATGTCTAATTGGAGAAGTGATAGCTCCAATACTTATCATTATAGGCTTTAAAACCAAATGGGCTGCAATACCTGCTGCTCTTACAATGTTGGTAGCTGCATTTGTAGTTCACGCTAAAGATGATCTTGCAACGAAAGAACACGCTTTGTTATACATGATCGCATTTATTGCCATCTTTTTAGCAGGACCAGGAAAAATCTCAATAGATAGAAATTAA
- a CDS encoding alpha/beta hydrolase: MIKKLGIVIIGIITLSIMSCQSKKSTSNSESKFFTDSIYSDYLDEYRKHNVYLPKGFDDTKTYPIIYSTDGNKITENSFYKRTLDSLINNKIIDPVILIKSYSNNKIADSSGTLGNGDTMYLTLRYFEYVDQYSEGNNNPELANRFDNHMRYFNTELLSSVEQKFNQKLTKEDRYFYGVSNGAGFGLYLLNKYPNTIGTYLCFSTFGGDVQSSAWEKNIDYPKLYLQYGSKEPSFLKEDAEFLKSKYEKLDLFADIHEFEGGHDYKKWNEKFIEIISNILATE; the protein is encoded by the coding sequence ATGATAAAAAAATTAGGAATAGTAATAATTGGAATTATAACCTTATCAATAATGTCTTGCCAATCAAAAAAATCAACTTCAAATTCAGAATCTAAATTTTTTACCGATTCAATTTACAGTGACTATTTAGACGAATACCGAAAACATAATGTCTATTTACCAAAAGGATTTGATGACACAAAAACATACCCGATCATATACTCTACAGATGGCAACAAAATCACAGAGAACAGTTTTTACAAGAGAACATTAGACTCATTAATCAACAATAAAATCATAGATCCCGTAATACTGATTAAAAGTTATTCAAATAATAAAATTGCCGACAGTAGTGGTACCTTGGGCAATGGAGACACTATGTATTTAACATTAAGATATTTTGAATACGTAGATCAATATTCTGAAGGTAACAATAATCCAGAATTAGCCAACAGGTTTGACAACCATATGCGATATTTTAATACTGAATTATTGTCTTCCGTAGAGCAAAAATTTAACCAGAAACTAACCAAAGAGGATAGATATTTTTATGGTGTTTCAAATGGAGCAGGCTTTGGTTTATATTTATTAAATAAATATCCAAATACGATTGGCACCTACCTTTGCTTTTCTACGTTTGGTGGAGATGTCCAATCGAGTGCCTGGGAGAAGAATATAGATTATCCTAAATTATATTTGCAATATGGAAGCAAAGAACCATCCTTTCTTAAAGAAGATGCGGAATTTTTAAAATCGAAATACGAAAAACTTGATTTATTTGCAGATATCCATGAATTTGAAGGTGGACACGATTATAAAAAATGGAATGAAAAATTCATTGAAATTATAAGCAACATATTGGCCACCGAATAA
- a CDS encoding alpha/beta hydrolase produces the protein MKTIKFSLLLLFVTISSLSCSSDDSSIGNDPGENSNLEFRQELNVSYGNDNDQVFDIYLPANRTTETKVMILVHGGGWTTGDKADMNPIKDLIRQDLPNLAIVNINYRLADQDNPPFPMQIDDITTVVNFLKAYQNEYVISNDIGFIGTSAGAHLSMLWSYAYDTDDDIKMVSSIVGPANFTDPAYTESENPFLIEIINTFGIDTSTAFLEEISPYHQVDASSPPTILFYGGQDPLIPTSQGVEMEAKLSNLGVTHQFTLYPNAGHGWVGLELLDTWAKLKAFTQTHLE, from the coding sequence ATGAAAACAATTAAATTTTCATTGTTGTTGCTTTTTGTGACAATCAGCAGCTTATCCTGCTCATCAGATGATAGCTCAATCGGGAATGATCCAGGAGAAAATTCAAATTTAGAATTTCGTCAAGAGCTAAATGTGTCCTACGGAAATGATAACGATCAAGTCTTCGACATCTATTTACCAGCAAATAGAACCACAGAAACCAAAGTCATGATTTTAGTTCATGGAGGCGGATGGACCACTGGTGACAAAGCAGATATGAATCCAATTAAAGACCTTATTCGCCAGGATTTACCAAATCTCGCTATTGTAAATATCAACTACAGACTTGCAGATCAAGATAATCCGCCATTTCCTATGCAAATAGATGATATTACTACCGTAGTCAATTTTTTAAAAGCGTATCAAAACGAATACGTGATCTCTAATGATATCGGTTTTATTGGCACAAGCGCTGGAGCGCACTTATCTATGCTTTGGAGTTATGCGTATGATACTGATGACGACATCAAAATGGTCTCAAGTATAGTCGGACCAGCGAATTTTACAGATCCAGCATATACAGAAAGTGAGAATCCTTTTCTAATTGAAATTATTAATACCTTCGGAATTGATACCTCTACAGCATTTTTAGAAGAAATCAGTCCGTATCACCAAGTCGACGCTTCATCCCCTCCAACCATTTTATTTTACGGTGGCCAAGACCCGTTAATACCAACAAGTCAAGGCGTTGAGATGGAAGCTAAATTATCTAATTTAGGAGTGACACACCAGTTTACACTCTATCCAAATGCAGGACACGGTTGGGTCGGGCTAGAATTATTAGACACTTGGGCGAAGCTAAAAGCATTTACACAAACGCATTTAGAATAA
- a CDS encoding flagellar motor protein MotB, giving the protein MRKLMLLSVAGMLILTSCVSKKEFMALEQKQKETQDLLNSATVKLNSCLSDKSAAMARVETMKDQLEDMRKTNQDLINTKGNLTTLTQKGAENLEKSLESLKEKDLKITRLQDALTRKDSVTLAIVTSLKKAVGINDPDIEVNVEKGVVFISIADKLLFQSGSYNVTNKAKDVLAKVAKVINSKPNFEAMVESHTDNVPYSKGVLVDNWDLSVKRATSVVRVLEELEVNPQQLIAAGRSYYVPLVENDTAENKAKNRRTRIVVLPKIDQFYEMVEQEMKTMTEGN; this is encoded by the coding sequence ATGAGAAAATTAATGCTATTAAGTGTTGCTGGAATGTTGATTTTGACTTCATGTGTGTCTAAGAAGGAATTTATGGCACTAGAACAAAAACAAAAAGAAACGCAAGACCTATTAAATTCTGCTACCGTAAAATTAAATAGCTGTTTGTCTGACAAGTCGGCTGCAATGGCAAGAGTGGAAACTATGAAAGATCAACTTGAAGATATGCGTAAAACTAATCAAGATTTGATCAATACTAAAGGTAATTTAACAACTTTGACTCAAAAAGGAGCAGAGAACTTGGAGAAATCTTTGGAGAGCTTAAAAGAAAAAGATCTTAAAATCACAAGATTACAAGATGCGTTAACAAGAAAAGATAGTGTAACGTTAGCAATTGTAACTAGTCTTAAAAAGGCTGTTGGTATCAATGATCCAGATATTGAGGTAAATGTTGAAAAAGGTGTTGTTTTTATATCTATTGCAGATAAATTATTATTCCAATCTGGTAGCTATAATGTAACCAACAAGGCTAAAGATGTATTAGCTAAAGTTGCTAAGGTAATTAATAGCAAACCTAACTTTGAAGCTATGGTAGAATCTCATACAGATAATGTACCTTACTCAAAAGGAGTGTTAGTTGATAACTGGGATTTAAGTGTAAAACGTGCAACGTCTGTTGTAAGAGTTTTAGAAGAACTGGAAGTAAACCCACAACAGTTAATCGCTGCTGGTCGTAGTTATTACGTACCATTAGTAGAGAATGATACTGCGGAAAACAAAGCAAAAAACAGACGTACTCGTATCGTTGTATTACCTAAGATAGATCAATTCTATGAAATGGTAGAACAAGAAATGAAAACAATGACTGAAGGAAATTAA
- the holA gene encoding DNA polymerase III subunit delta, with the protein MEDVKKIVSDLKRGDIKPIYFLMGEEPYYIDAISSYIEKNVLSEEEKGFNQMVLYGRDISVDDIVSNAKRYPMMAERQVVIIKESQDLSRTIEKLAAYAANPQPTTLLVVNYKYKKIDKRKALFKAIKKSGGVVFESKKLYENQVSDWIRRVLSGQNYTISPKASQMLVEFLGTDLGKINNELEKLKIVLPEGTQISAEHIEEHIGISKDYNNFELRKAIGALDKVKAFKIVNYFGDNPKDNPMVVTVSLLFSFFSQLLHYHGLNDKNPRNVASSLKINPYFVNEYVSAARNFPMRKVSEVVSTLREFDVRGKGVNSNAVPQGDLLKELMVRIFT; encoded by the coding sequence TTGGAAGACGTTAAAAAGATAGTATCAGATTTAAAAAGAGGAGATATAAAGCCTATTTACTTCCTTATGGGTGAGGAGCCTTATTACATTGATGCCATATCCAGTTATATTGAAAAAAATGTACTTTCTGAAGAAGAAAAGGGATTTAACCAAATGGTGCTTTATGGTCGTGATATTTCGGTAGATGACATTGTCTCAAATGCCAAGAGATATCCTATGATGGCTGAGAGACAGGTAGTGATTATAAAAGAGTCCCAGGATTTATCAAGAACTATAGAAAAGCTTGCAGCCTATGCTGCTAATCCACAACCCACAACACTTCTGGTTGTTAATTATAAATACAAGAAAATTGACAAACGAAAAGCGCTCTTTAAGGCTATAAAGAAAAGTGGAGGCGTAGTTTTTGAAAGTAAAAAGTTATATGAGAATCAAGTGTCAGACTGGATACGTCGAGTGCTTTCTGGACAAAATTATACGATTTCCCCAAAAGCTTCTCAAATGCTAGTTGAATTCTTGGGAACAGATTTGGGCAAGATCAATAATGAACTTGAAAAATTAAAGATCGTTTTGCCAGAAGGCACGCAAATTTCCGCAGAACATATTGAAGAGCATATTGGGATTAGTAAAGATTATAACAATTTTGAACTGCGTAAAGCTATTGGTGCATTGGACAAGGTAAAAGCATTTAAGATTGTAAATTATTTTGGTGATAATCCAAAGGATAACCCAATGGTTGTAACGGTTTCTTTATTGTTTAGTTTCTTTTCCCAGCTTTTACATTATCATGGACTCAATGATAAAAATCCACGAAACGTGGCTTCTTCACTTAAAATAAATCCATATTTCGTTAATGAATATGTATCTGCAGCGCGAAATTTTCCGATGCGAAAAGTTAGTGAAGTGGTCTCGACACTTCGAGAATTTGATGTTAGGGGAAAGGGCGTAAATTCAAATGCTGTACCTCAAGGCGACTTATTAAAAGAATTAATGGTACGCATCTTTACATAA
- a CDS encoding type I restriction enzyme HsdR N-terminal domain-containing protein, giving the protein MQELNFPKYEFRFKSNENKVSIFDGIRKKFIVLQPEEWVRQHCVQYLIQHKNYPQSLINVEKELKVNGLSKRYDIVIFNTDGSIHLIVECKSHNIKIDQTTFDQIARYNLSLNATYLMVTNGINHYYCRMDFENERYEFLKDIPSYIKSTN; this is encoded by the coding sequence ATGCAAGAATTAAATTTTCCGAAGTATGAATTCCGTTTCAAAAGTAACGAAAATAAAGTTTCTATTTTTGATGGGATTCGCAAAAAATTCATCGTTTTGCAACCCGAAGAATGGGTGCGTCAACACTGCGTTCAGTATTTAATTCAGCATAAAAACTATCCTCAATCGTTGATTAATGTAGAAAAAGAGTTAAAGGTCAACGGGTTATCAAAACGATACGACATCGTGATTTTCAATACAGATGGGAGCATCCACCTCATTGTAGAGTGCAAATCCCATAATATAAAAATAGACCAGACCACTTTTGACCAAATTGCACGCTACAACCTATCACTAAACGCAACCTATTTAATGGTCACTAACGGAATTAATCATTATTATTGTAGGATGGATTTTGAGAATGAGCGTTATGAGTTTTTGAAGGATATCCCTAGCTATATTAAATCCACAAATTAA
- a CDS encoding glycosyltransferase family 2 protein, translating into MYSILKVAIVILNWNGKELLEKFLPSVTQYSESAEVYVADNASTDDSVAFIKLKFPKVKIIENATNGGYAKGYNDALQQVDADVFCLLNSDVEVTPNWLNPIISEFEINDSTAIIQPKILDYKNRTFFEYAGAAGGFIDQYGYAYCRGRIFDTIEKDDHQYDNDLEIFWTSGACFFIRKSIFEILGGFDESYFAHYEEIDLCWRAFNAGFKAKYIGASTVYHVGGATLNTVNPKKTYLNFRNSLFTLTKNAEGVLFGIIFTRLTLDGIAGLRFLLRLKFAHFVAILRAHFSFYWHLPRLLSERKKLPKRKNYFKTKSIVWSYFVKKRYYY; encoded by the coding sequence ATATATTCAATACTGAAAGTAGCAATCGTCATACTCAACTGGAACGGGAAGGAATTACTAGAAAAATTCTTACCATCGGTCACGCAGTATTCTGAAAGTGCTGAGGTTTATGTTGCTGATAATGCATCTACAGATGATTCCGTAGCATTTATAAAACTCAAATTTCCGAAGGTAAAAATTATCGAGAACGCTACCAATGGTGGTTACGCGAAAGGTTATAACGATGCGCTACAACAAGTTGATGCAGATGTATTTTGCCTTTTAAACAGTGATGTTGAAGTCACACCAAATTGGCTCAATCCCATAATATCGGAGTTTGAAATCAATGACAGTACTGCTATCATACAACCTAAAATATTAGATTATAAAAACAGGACATTTTTTGAATATGCTGGAGCTGCTGGCGGATTTATTGATCAATACGGTTATGCCTATTGCAGAGGTCGCATCTTTGACACGATAGAAAAAGATGACCACCAATATGATAATGACCTTGAGATTTTCTGGACTTCTGGTGCCTGCTTTTTTATTAGAAAGTCGATTTTTGAAATTTTGGGAGGATTTGATGAGAGCTATTTTGCACACTATGAGGAAATCGATTTGTGCTGGAGAGCTTTTAATGCTGGATTTAAAGCGAAATATATTGGTGCGTCCACAGTATATCATGTAGGTGGCGCGACGTTAAATACTGTAAATCCTAAAAAAACATATCTCAATTTTAGAAATAGTCTATTTACGTTGACCAAAAATGCAGAAGGTGTTCTCTTCGGAATCATTTTCACCAGGTTGACACTAGATGGGATTGCAGGTTTGAGATTTCTGCTGCGTTTAAAGTTTGCTCATTTTGTGGCGATATTAAGGGCTCATTTCAGTTTTTACTGGCACTTGCCTAGACTTTTGAGTGAGCGCAAAAAACTTCCGAAGAGAAAAAACTACTTCAAAACCAAGTCAATCGTGTGGTCATATTTCGTTAAAAAGCGTTATTACTACTAA
- a CDS encoding L-threonylcarbamoyladenylate synthase — translation MAELIRIYEENPNPKEIRKVIDVLKKGGLIIYPTDTVYGLGCDITNIKALEKIARIKGVKLEKSNFSFICEDLSNLSDYVKQIDTSTFKILKRALPGPYTFILPGSNNLPHPFKKRKTVGIRVPKNNIALEIVRQLGNPIVSTSIRDEDYVIEYTTDPELILEKWDILVDLVIDGGYGDNEASTIIDLSESEPLIVREGKGSLEIF, via the coding sequence ATGGCTGAACTGATAAGAATTTATGAGGAAAATCCTAATCCTAAAGAAATTAGGAAGGTAATTGATGTGCTTAAAAAAGGCGGATTAATAATTTATCCCACAGATACTGTTTATGGTTTAGGGTGTGACATCACTAATATCAAGGCTTTAGAAAAGATTGCAAGAATTAAGGGTGTTAAACTTGAAAAGTCAAATTTCTCATTTATTTGTGAAGATTTGAGCAACCTAAGTGATTATGTAAAGCAAATTGATACGTCAACATTTAAAATTTTAAAACGTGCACTTCCTGGACCTTACACATTTATTTTACCAGGTTCTAATAATTTACCACATCCGTTTAAAAAACGTAAAACTGTTGGAATACGTGTTCCTAAAAATAACATTGCTCTAGAGATTGTAAGACAGCTTGGCAATCCAATTGTATCTACTTCTATTCGTGATGAAGATTATGTGATAGAATATACTACAGATCCTGAGTTAATTCTTGAAAAATGGGACATCCTTGTTGATTTGGTGATTGATGGAGGTTATGGTGATAATGAAGCATCCACTATAATTGACTTATCAGAATCTGAACCTTTGATAGTGAGGGAAGGTAAGGGGAGTTTGGAGATCTTTTAG
- a CDS encoding Rho termination factor N-terminal domain-containing protein, with translation MGKQKNHGASIKNDAQYEALKDEGYSKEKAARIANTENSGKKGGKAKPYEERTKDDLYDQAKKVGIDGRSNMNKEELIKALRNN, from the coding sequence ATGGGAAAACAAAAAAATCATGGTGCAAGCATTAAAAACGATGCTCAATATGAAGCCCTCAAAGACGAAGGTTATAGCAAAGAAAAAGCTGCTAGAATAGCTAACACTGAAAACTCTGGTAAAAAAGGAGGGAAAGCTAAACCTTATGAAGAACGAACCAAAGATGACTTGTATGATCAAGCAAAAAAGGTAGGTATAGATGGTAGAAGTAACATGAATAAAGAAGAGCTAATCAAAGCTCTGAGAAATAATTAA
- a CDS encoding ATP-dependent helicase has protein sequence MEKYLSQLNEAQYEPTVQIDGPMIIIAGAGSGKTRVLTYRIAYLMSKGVDSFNILALTFTNKAAKEMKGRIADIVGDGEAKNLWMGTFHSVFARILRFEGHHLGFPSNFTIYDTQDSQKLLGSIIKEMGLDKDIYKTKQVYSRISSYKNNLITVKAYFKNPELIEADTAARRPRMGEIYKNYVDRCFKAGAMDFDDLLLRTNELLTRFPNVLAQYQNKFRYILVDEYQDTNHSQYLIVRALSDRFQNICVVGDDAQSIYAFRGANINNILNFQKDYDDVKVYRLEQNYRSTKNIVGAANSVIEHNKTKLDKVVWTANVEGEKVKVHRSLTDGDEGRYVASTIWENKMNNQLPNSDFAVLYRTNAQSRAIEDALRKRDIPYRIYGGLSFYQRKEIKDVTAYLRLILNPADEEALKRVINYPARGIGQTTVDRLVVAANGFGKSIFEVLQHIDEIDININKGTKNKLKDFVTLIESYQVMNQTANAFELTEHVTKTSGLIKEVNKDGTPEGQVRLENVEELLNGIKDFVEGQIEIADAGDSLAEFLEDVALATDLDSDKGDPNHVAMMTIHLAKGLEFPYVFIVGMEEDLFPSAMSMNTRSELEEERRLFYVALTRAEKQAYLTYTLSRYRWGKLIDAEPSRFIEEIDDQFVDIITPINDPRQNPMLSADIFGDVEPNQIRFKKPIRRKSETKAPPKFVAPKNLKPVSKSSAPDKANLFDGNLVVGNFVEHSRFGKGEVLKIEGKGADVKAEINFEIGGVKKLLLRFAKLDVLG, from the coding sequence TTGGAGAAATATTTAAGTCAGTTAAACGAAGCACAGTATGAGCCAACGGTTCAAATAGATGGACCAATGATTATCATTGCTGGTGCAGGATCTGGAAAAACTAGAGTACTCACATATCGCATTGCTTATTTGATGAGTAAAGGCGTGGACTCGTTTAATATTTTGGCGTTGACATTTACAAATAAAGCTGCCAAAGAAATGAAGGGCAGAATTGCAGATATTGTTGGGGATGGCGAAGCGAAAAATCTGTGGATGGGAACATTTCACTCTGTTTTTGCTAGAATATTGCGCTTTGAAGGGCATCATTTAGGTTTTCCGAGCAATTTTACCATTTACGATACTCAGGATTCCCAAAAACTATTGGGCTCTATTATTAAAGAGATGGGATTGGACAAGGATATTTATAAAACGAAACAAGTTTACAGTCGTATTTCTTCATATAAAAATAACCTCATTACAGTAAAAGCATATTTTAAAAATCCGGAATTGATAGAAGCAGATACAGCTGCAAGACGTCCTAGAATGGGAGAAATCTACAAGAATTATGTAGATCGGTGCTTTAAAGCAGGCGCGATGGATTTTGATGATTTGTTGTTGAGAACCAATGAGTTATTGACGCGATTTCCTAACGTTTTGGCGCAATATCAAAACAAGTTTAGATACATTTTGGTAGATGAGTACCAAGATACGAACCACTCCCAATATTTGATTGTTAGAGCGTTGTCTGATCGTTTTCAAAATATCTGCGTCGTTGGTGATGATGCGCAGAGTATTTATGCGTTTCGTGGTGCTAACATCAATAACATCTTAAACTTCCAAAAAGATTATGATGATGTCAAGGTGTATCGTTTAGAGCAAAATTACCGCTCGACCAAAAATATTGTAGGTGCAGCCAATTCTGTTATAGAACATAATAAAACGAAGCTCGATAAAGTCGTTTGGACTGCAAATGTAGAAGGTGAAAAAGTAAAAGTTCATCGCTCGCTTACTGATGGTGACGAAGGTAGATACGTTGCAAGTACCATTTGGGAAAACAAGATGAATAATCAACTTCCCAATAGTGATTTTGCTGTTTTATATAGAACCAATGCGCAATCCAGGGCTATTGAAGACGCACTTCGCAAACGAGATATCCCTTATCGTATTTATGGCGGACTGTCATTTTACCAACGCAAAGAGATCAAGGATGTAACTGCTTATTTGAGACTTATATTGAATCCTGCGGATGAGGAAGCGCTTAAACGCGTGATCAATTATCCTGCGAGAGGCATTGGCCAAACAACGGTTGATCGTTTGGTGGTTGCTGCAAATGGCTTCGGAAAATCGATTTTTGAAGTTCTTCAACATATTGATGAAATAGATATCAATATTAACAAAGGCACCAAAAATAAGCTGAAAGATTTTGTCACGCTCATTGAAAGTTACCAGGTGATGAACCAAACCGCAAATGCGTTTGAGTTGACTGAGCACGTGACCAAAACCAGCGGACTGATAAAGGAAGTCAACAAAGATGGTACACCAGAAGGTCAAGTAAGATTAGAAAACGTTGAGGAACTGTTAAACGGTATTAAGGATTTTGTTGAAGGTCAAATCGAAATTGCAGATGCAGGAGATTCTCTCGCAGAATTTCTTGAAGACGTTGCGCTCGCTACCGATCTAGATAGTGATAAAGGCGACCCTAACCACGTCGCAATGATGACCATTCACTTGGCAAAAGGTCTTGAATTTCCTTACGTATTCATCGTTGGTATGGAGGAGGATTTATTTCCAAGTGCCATGAGTATGAATACAAGAAGTGAGTTGGAGGAGGAGCGACGCTTATTTTACGTGGCGTTGACAAGAGCTGAAAAACAAGCGTATTTGACATACACCTTGTCGCGTTACCGCTGGGGAAAATTGATTGATGCAGAGCCTAGCAGATTCATAGAAGAGATCGATGACCAGTTTGTTGATATTATAACACCAATAAATGATCCTCGCCAAAACCCAATGTTGAGTGCAGATATTTTTGGAGATGTTGAGCCAAATCAAATTAGGTTTAAGAAACCAATAAGGAGAAAATCGGAAACGAAGGCACCTCCAAAATTTGTAGCACCTAAAAATTTAAAGCCTGTTTCTAAATCCAGCGCACCAGATAAAGCCAATCTTTTTGATGGTAATTTAGTCGTTGGTAACTTTGTTGAGCATAGTCGCTTCGGAAAAGGAGAAGTTCTAAAAATAGAAGGAAAGGGTGCAGATGTTAAGGCTGAAATTAATTTTGAAATTGGAGGCGTTAAGAAGTTGTTGCTAAGGTTTGCTAAATTGGATGTGCTTGGCTAA